Proteins from one Tautonia marina genomic window:
- a CDS encoding sensor histidine kinase, which produces MDSHPLRVLLVEDDPDHAELIRRHLVRSRPKGRPVVLEHVPCLADARHRLARADELHALLLDLVLPDSRLGHTLEAVLEARPELPVVVLTSLDDLDFAADALQRGAQDFLVKSEITGEILLRSIRYAIERKAAQRQLQDYAAQLERRNEELRRFAHLMAHEVRNPLNVVSLNLMLARRASADPKRLADALCQAEGSIKSLGELVAELLRFADAENDERRGDEIVPMERVLSDALNVLRETLREGRASVSNAPLPAVRGQRMQLDHLMQNLIGNAVKYRGDAPPSIRVEAEPSTSSPGFTRFRVIDNGLGIKPEDRERVFDMFCRLHQPTRISGTGIGLAFCKRVVEAHGGRIWVEPSPFGTGSAFCFTLPTANVAEEVAPPPAGR; this is translated from the coding sequence ATGGACTCGCACCCCTTACGCGTACTCCTTGTCGAGGACGACCCGGATCACGCCGAGTTGATCCGACGCCACCTCGTCCGATCCCGGCCCAAGGGCCGCCCCGTGGTCCTCGAACACGTGCCATGCCTCGCCGACGCCCGCCATCGCCTGGCCAGGGCCGACGAGTTGCATGCGCTGCTGCTCGATCTCGTTTTGCCCGACAGCCGCCTCGGCCACACGCTCGAAGCCGTTCTGGAGGCTCGCCCCGAGTTGCCGGTCGTCGTCCTGACCTCGCTCGACGATCTCGACTTCGCCGCCGACGCCCTTCAGCGAGGCGCGCAAGACTTCCTCGTCAAGTCCGAGATCACCGGCGAGATCCTCCTGCGATCGATCCGCTACGCCATCGAACGCAAGGCCGCCCAGCGCCAGCTTCAGGACTACGCCGCCCAGCTCGAACGCCGCAACGAGGAGCTGCGACGCTTCGCCCACCTCATGGCTCACGAGGTCCGCAATCCGCTGAACGTCGTCTCCCTGAACCTCATGCTCGCCCGCCGCGCCTCAGCCGATCCGAAGCGCCTTGCCGACGCCCTCTGCCAGGCCGAAGGCTCGATTAAGAGCCTCGGCGAGCTGGTCGCCGAGCTGCTTCGTTTCGCCGATGCCGAGAACGACGAACGCCGAGGAGACGAGATCGTTCCCATGGAGCGCGTCCTTTCCGACGCCCTGAACGTCCTCCGGGAAACCCTCCGAGAAGGCCGAGCCTCCGTTTCGAACGCCCCGTTGCCTGCGGTCCGTGGCCAGCGGATGCAGCTCGACCACCTGATGCAGAACCTCATCGGCAATGCCGTCAAGTACCGCGGCGATGCCCCCCCCTCCATCCGAGTCGAGGCCGAGCCCTCCACCTCCTCCCCGGGGTTCACCCGCTTTCGCGTCATCGACAACGGCCTCGGCATCAAACCCGAAGACCGCGAACGTGTCTTCGACATGTTCTGCCGCCTCCATCAGCCGACTCGCATCTCTGGAACCGGCATCGGCCTGGCCTTCTGCAAACGCGTCGTCGAGGCCCACGGCGGCCGAATCTGGGTCGAGCCCTCTCCCTTCGGCACCGGCAGCGCCTTCTGTTTCACCCTCCCCACGGCCAACGTCGCCGAGGAGGTCGCCCCACCACCAGCAGGTCGTTAA